Proteins encoded together in one Marispirochaeta sp. window:
- a CDS encoding ABC transporter substrate-binding protein, which translates to MDFETRMVTDSLGREVEIPAIVEKIVPLGNTPRMITYLGLANKVAGIGGMAPDRISPVTAYAYATKDLWANVPIVGTDSGGATNYYPEQIISVNPDVIFCSYNKELADEIQNKTGVPVLTVPMGTLFGKDYEQALRLLGDVCGTKERAEDVIAYINDCLKDLKERSASIPDADKPSVLGAAATFKGAHGIEGVYSKYAVFEAISANDVTEGIADKAGGVLVDKEQVIGWNPQFIFLDSGGVNLVKTDYDKNPDYYAQLRAVENEKVYQYPSSTSYYSNVEIPIVNSYYVAGILYPEQFSDIVFEKKANDIFRFFLGSDDYLSKLKAAGVSYGKVPLGDD; encoded by the coding sequence ATGGATTTCGAAACAAGAATGGTAACGGACAGTCTTGGGCGTGAAGTAGAGATCCCTGCAATTGTAGAAAAGATTGTTCCCCTGGGGAATACTCCGCGCATGATCACATATCTTGGCCTGGCAAATAAAGTGGCGGGAATAGGCGGTATGGCTCCGGACAGGATAAGTCCCGTTACGGCTTATGCATATGCCACCAAAGATCTGTGGGCGAACGTGCCCATCGTCGGGACGGATTCAGGCGGTGCGACCAACTATTATCCTGAACAAATCATCAGTGTTAATCCTGATGTGATATTTTGCTCATACAATAAGGAACTGGCGGATGAAATACAAAACAAAACAGGTGTCCCGGTGCTTACTGTGCCCATGGGAACCTTATTCGGAAAGGACTATGAGCAAGCCCTCCGTCTCTTAGGTGATGTCTGCGGTACAAAAGAGAGGGCGGAAGATGTTATTGCCTATATTAACGATTGCCTGAAAGATCTCAAAGAACGATCAGCATCCATTCCCGATGCCGATAAACCCTCTGTTTTGGGAGCCGCCGCGACCTTCAAGGGTGCACACGGTATAGAAGGGGTCTATTCCAAATATGCCGTATTTGAAGCGATCTCAGCAAATGATGTTACCGAAGGTATTGCCGATAAAGCCGGTGGAGTGCTGGTTGACAAGGAACAAGTCATTGGGTGGAATCCCCAATTTATTTTTCTTGATAGCGGCGGAGTAAACCTTGTTAAGACGGACTATGATAAAAATCCGGATTATTATGCGCAGCTTAGGGCTGTAGAGAATGAAAAGGTTTATCAGTATCCCAGTTCAACCTCTTATTATTCAAATGTCGAGATTCCTATCGTCAATAGTTATTATGTCGCGGGCATTCTTTATCCGGAGCAGTTTAGCGATATTGTATTTGAAAAGAAAGCCAACGATATTTTCAGGTTTTTCCTGGGCTCTGACGATTATCTCAGTAAGCTCAAAGCCGCCGGCGTAAGTTACGGCAAGGTGCCCCTTGGTGATGACTAA
- the tsaA gene encoding tRNA (N6-threonylcarbamoyladenosine(37)-N6)-methyltransferase TrmO, protein MGKIEQQTERSLESIQLRPIGIVRNQSRATVLAPEMQALPWQDRAARMKAQRQSVSEIVINPEFEEMLDGVDEFSHILVLFWSHLAPEGKCLEAKVYPMGNREFPKVGIFATHSPARPNGILVTEVCLLERRDNVLMVTGLDALDGSPVLDIKSHVPVLSAEEIKTPDWHKTMRGVFAKS, encoded by the coding sequence ATGGGAAAAATCGAACAACAGACTGAAAGGAGCTTGGAATCCATTCAATTAAGACCAATCGGCATTGTCAGAAACCAGTCGAGAGCGACGGTTCTTGCGCCGGAAATGCAGGCCCTTCCCTGGCAGGATAGAGCCGCCAGGATGAAAGCCCAGCGGCAGTCCGTTTCCGAGATTGTCATTAATCCCGAGTTTGAAGAAATGCTTGATGGTGTCGACGAGTTCTCACATATACTAGTGCTTTTCTGGTCTCATCTGGCTCCGGAAGGAAAATGCCTGGAGGCGAAAGTCTATCCCATGGGGAATAGGGAATTTCCCAAGGTGGGAATTTTTGCAACCCACAGCCCGGCGCGGCCCAATGGCATCCTGGTCACGGAGGTGTGTCTCCTTGAACGGAGGGACAATGTTCTTATGGTCACCGGCCTGGATGCCTTGGACGGCAGTCCGGTTCTGGATATTAAATCCCATGTGCCTGTGTTGTCGGCAGAAGAGATAAAAACCCCTGACTGGCATAAGACAATGCGGGGCGTTTTCGCGAAAAGCTGA
- a CDS encoding GntR family transcriptional regulator — protein sequence MHHLSLKENAYHIIKDKLLSMEYECGSRLREDLLAEEISMSRTPVREAIQQLTAEGYIINVPRKGIFVVSLTPKEILNLLEIRMTLERLAVEKCIKNLTAGDFEMLTKIHQRYKKALENDQFTECIELDGVFHQKIALIADNPKLYKFIKEIEEFMLIARAMEKKIDPRKKHAQTLSEHEAILTAIEKQDVDLAKEMISRNITAIKHSLHLDEDTSE from the coding sequence GTGCATCATTTAAGTCTCAAAGAAAACGCATATCATATTATCAAGGACAAACTGCTCAGCATGGAGTATGAATGCGGGAGTCGTCTACGCGAAGATCTTCTTGCAGAGGAAATATCCATGAGCAGGACTCCGGTACGTGAAGCTATTCAGCAGTTAACAGCAGAGGGTTACATTATCAATGTCCCGCGGAAGGGTATATTTGTTGTCAGCCTGACACCAAAAGAGATTTTGAATCTCCTGGAAATACGTATGACTCTGGAGCGCCTTGCTGTTGAAAAATGCATCAAAAACCTCACAGCTGGCGATTTTGAAATGCTAACAAAAATTCATCAACGTTATAAAAAGGCACTCGAGAATGATCAATTTACGGAGTGCATTGAGCTTGACGGAGTATTTCATCAAAAAATCGCCCTCATAGCTGACAACCCTAAGCTGTATAAGTTCATAAAGGAAATTGAAGAATTCATGCTTATAGCCCGGGCCATGGAAAAGAAAATCGATCCCCGAAAAAAACACGCACAAACACTATCAGAGCATGAGGCGATTCTTACCGCAATTGAGAAGCAGGATGTTGACCTTGCCAAGGAGATGATAAGTCGCAATATCACCGCGATAAAGCATAGTCTTCACTTGGATGAGGATACGTCTGAATAA
- a CDS encoding ABC transporter ATP-binding protein: MVEINDLSFAYSRNSRKILEDISFDIQKNRCIAVLGNNGAGKSTLLKSINRICTVQEGSVFVDSENVFEMSKNTVAQNIAYVPQNNRSINMTVFDAILLGRKPYIKWDSTAEDRRIVCDIMQKMKLNDFALRNVSELSGGEVQKVMLARALAQEPKLLLLDEPTSNLDPRNQHEVLQIVKKIALEHNTCVAIIIHDLNLAVRYCDRFVFLKDSRVYSYGGLETITPENLEEVYNIHVHIIEYMGIPVIIPYADEWIEPDSSLEYVAEKKEVGVGIK; this comes from the coding sequence ATGGTTGAAATCAATGATCTCAGCTTCGCATATAGCCGGAACTCAAGAAAGATCCTCGAAGATATCAGTTTTGATATTCAGAAGAATCGGTGCATAGCCGTTTTGGGGAATAACGGAGCCGGAAAAAGCACCCTGCTTAAAAGTATTAACCGCATTTGTACTGTGCAGGAAGGTTCGGTATTTGTCGACAGCGAAAACGTGTTTGAAATGTCTAAGAATACGGTAGCGCAGAATATTGCGTATGTACCGCAAAACAACAGATCAATAAACATGACAGTGTTCGATGCAATCCTCCTGGGGCGAAAGCCGTACATAAAGTGGGATTCGACAGCAGAAGACAGGCGCATTGTGTGCGACATTATGCAGAAGATGAAACTGAACGACTTTGCACTGCGAAATGTCTCTGAACTTTCGGGCGGGGAAGTACAAAAGGTGATGCTGGCAAGAGCGCTGGCGCAGGAACCGAAGCTGCTTTTACTCGATGAACCTACAAGCAACCTCGATCCGCGTAATCAGCATGAAGTGCTTCAGATAGTAAAAAAAATCGCTTTGGAGCATAACACCTGCGTGGCCATCATTATTCATGACCTCAACCTTGCCGTTCGTTATTGCGATCGTTTCGTGTTTCTCAAGGACTCGCGAGTCTACTCCTATGGCGGATTAGAGACTATAACCCCTGAAAACCTGGAAGAAGTATATAATATACATGTGCATATTATAGAATACATGGGAATTCCGGTTATTATTCCTTATGCGGATGAGTGGATTGAGCCGGATTCCTCTCTGGAATATGTAGCGGAAAAAAAAGAGGTTGGGGTAGGAATCAAGTAA
- a CDS encoding iron ABC transporter permease, with product MTITEIVVPEYGGYIRKKRTLTLSGAGLLVVVFLVSLSLGSVSIPLRDVAACLLRTGTKNRWETIILQIRLPQTLAAVAAGAGLAVAGVAMQSILRNPLGSPFTLGISNAAAFGAAFSVMILGTGVMQSSAADAVSVTNPWGTTFAAFASCMIAAGIILAVAHIKYSSPEVMVLTGVALGSLFSAGTMFLQYFADDTQLAAIVFWTFGDLARASWRELFLIGIVTFLGLIYFFMNRWNYNALSAGDETARSLGVPVGRIRLAGMTVASLMTAVIISFVGIIGFVGLICPHIVRRLVGDDHRYLMPASALTGAILLLVADTTARLILAPHVLPVAVLTSFAGAPLFLYLLIRGYK from the coding sequence ATGACGATAACAGAAATAGTCGTCCCGGAATACGGCGGTTACATCAGAAAAAAGCGGACCTTGACGTTATCGGGAGCCGGACTGCTGGTAGTCGTTTTCCTTGTTTCCCTCTCCCTCGGTTCGGTATCGATTCCTCTGCGGGACGTCGCCGCGTGCCTGCTCCGTACGGGAACCAAAAACCGTTGGGAAACGATTATCCTGCAGATTCGCCTGCCCCAGACCCTGGCCGCCGTAGCTGCCGGGGCGGGACTGGCCGTCGCGGGGGTCGCCATGCAGTCCATCCTGCGGAACCCTCTGGGATCGCCTTTTACGCTGGGAATATCCAACGCCGCAGCCTTCGGGGCGGCATTCTCTGTGATGATTCTCGGTACCGGCGTTATGCAGAGCAGCGCCGCCGACGCGGTCTCCGTAACCAATCCCTGGGGAACGACCTTTGCCGCCTTTGCCAGCTGCATGATCGCCGCCGGTATTATTCTGGCGGTGGCTCACATCAAATACTCGTCGCCGGAGGTTATGGTTCTGACGGGAGTAGCCTTGGGTTCTCTTTTCAGCGCCGGGACCATGTTTTTGCAGTATTTCGCTGACGACACTCAGCTGGCTGCCATAGTCTTCTGGACCTTCGGCGACCTGGCCAGGGCATCATGGAGGGAACTTTTTCTTATCGGAATCGTTACCTTCCTCGGGCTGATCTATTTCTTCATGAATCGCTGGAACTACAATGCCCTGAGTGCCGGGGATGAAACCGCCAGATCCCTGGGGGTTCCTGTGGGGCGCATACGGCTGGCCGGCATGACCGTTGCCTCCCTCATGACAGCGGTGATTATCTCCTTTGTCGGGATTATCGGTTTCGTCGGCCTGATCTGTCCGCATATCGTCAGACGCCTGGTGGGAGACGACCACCGCTACCTGATGCCGGCCTCGGCATTGACGGGAGCAATCCTGCTGTTGGTAGCCGACACGACAGCGCGGTTGATCCTGGCACCCCATGTTCTGCCCGTTGCTGTCCTCACCTCGTTCGCCGGAGCACCTCTTTTTCTTTATCTGTTGATCAGGGGGTATAAATAA
- a CDS encoding iron ABC transporter permease — protein MGNNVSDAVRLYRSITARKLGSIAGVGVLLFVLLIINILSGSSGMSIKEVLRTIFYPAGGERTSVVIIWHLRLPVCLMALTVGAALSVAGAEMQTILGNPLASPYTLGIAAAAGFGAALMLAGFVGAGILGHLLVPTGAFLFSFLACLILYGISRIKGARAETMVLSGIAVMFLFNALLSLLQFLASEEQLQAIVFWLFGSLYKANWTSLGITAAVLCAVLPLLMADAWKLTALRLGEEKARSMGIKVEALRIKVFVLVSLITGIAVCFVGTIGFIGLVGPHIARMIVGEDQRFFLPLSALTGALLLSAASVAGKFILPGAIFPIGIITSLIGVPFFISLILSRKRGKV, from the coding sequence ATGGGTAACAATGTTTCCGATGCGGTTCGTCTTTATCGTTCCATTACAGCGAGAAAGTTGGGAAGTATTGCGGGAGTAGGCGTTCTTCTTTTCGTGCTGCTGATCATCAATATCCTCAGCGGCTCATCGGGGATGTCGATTAAAGAAGTCCTGCGGACGATATTTTATCCTGCCGGCGGCGAACGGACCTCCGTTGTAATTATCTGGCATCTGCGTCTTCCGGTATGCCTGATGGCTCTTACCGTGGGCGCTGCGCTTTCCGTTGCGGGCGCGGAGATGCAGACAATTCTCGGCAATCCCCTGGCCAGTCCCTATACCCTCGGCATTGCTGCGGCTGCCGGTTTCGGAGCGGCGCTTATGCTCGCGGGTTTTGTCGGTGCAGGGATTCTTGGTCATCTCCTTGTCCCCACCGGGGCATTCTTGTTCTCTTTTCTCGCCTGCCTGATTCTCTACGGTATAAGCCGCATTAAGGGTGCACGAGCGGAAACGATGGTTCTGTCTGGTATTGCCGTTATGTTTCTCTTCAACGCTCTCCTTTCGCTGTTGCAGTTCCTAGCGTCGGAGGAACAGCTCCAGGCTATTGTTTTCTGGCTCTTCGGCAGTCTGTACAAGGCCAACTGGACGTCGTTGGGGATTACCGCGGCTGTTCTTTGTGCAGTCCTCCCTCTGCTGATGGCGGATGCCTGGAAACTGACGGCTCTTCGTCTTGGAGAGGAAAAAGCCCGCAGTATGGGAATCAAGGTAGAAGCGTTGCGGATAAAGGTGTTCGTTCTGGTATCGCTGATAACGGGTATTGCCGTCTGCTTTGTCGGGACCATTGGATTCATTGGACTCGTCGGACCCCACATTGCCCGCATGATAGTCGGTGAGGATCAGCGTTTTTTCCTTCCGCTCTCGGCGCTTACCGGAGCGCTTCTTCTTTCCGCCGCTTCCGTAGCCGGCAAGTTTATCCTGCCCGGAGCAATTTTCCCCATCGGTATTATCACCTCATTGATAGGGGTTCCGTTTTTTATTTCGCTGATACTTTCGAGAAAAAGGGGAAAGGTATGA
- a CDS encoding ABC transporter substrate-binding protein, with protein sequence MRKTVFILTTVALFICCFTIHCMAEGVPEKPEFGDASIVFQDLRGKTVTLSAPATRVVVTFNFEEVLAVAGGDNPFEKIIGWSRGYWKGRRQSKWTAYTDRFPCVAEIPDVGYVSKGTLDIEKIIALNPDIVISYVNEPKTDSENYTRLEAAGIPVACVDFHSQTLENHLKSIEMLGKIFDKQDRAQEIGDFYAAEVDKVFSRLSSISGDKPRVYVEFGGKNPYQNSYGSGFMWGGIVEACRGDNISAEALGHTNGPIDPEYFFARNPEIIIITGRVSGPEPNGELRLGFNISETEARTILGDIAERTGWESISARNSGRIYGIYHANSRHIYDFYAFQCFAKWFYPDTFSDLDPEKNLKVFYDRYMPLKLDGDNTFAVSLNDQ encoded by the coding sequence ATGAGAAAAACTGTTTTTATACTGACCACAGTAGCACTGTTCATCTGTTGTTTTACAATTCACTGCATGGCAGAGGGAGTTCCGGAAAAACCCGAATTCGGCGACGCCTCGATTGTGTTTCAGGATTTACGGGGGAAGACTGTAACATTAAGCGCTCCTGCCACGCGGGTTGTCGTGACGTTTAACTTTGAGGAGGTCCTGGCGGTGGCAGGAGGAGATAATCCTTTTGAGAAGATCATCGGCTGGAGCCGGGGATACTGGAAAGGGCGCAGACAGTCGAAATGGACTGCTTATACTGACCGGTTTCCCTGTGTTGCTGAAATCCCTGATGTCGGCTATGTATCGAAAGGCACTCTTGATATCGAAAAGATTATCGCATTGAATCCCGATATTGTCATTTCCTATGTAAATGAACCGAAGACCGATAGTGAAAACTATACCCGCCTGGAGGCTGCCGGCATTCCCGTAGCTTGCGTTGATTTTCACAGTCAGACCCTGGAAAATCACCTGAAGAGTATAGAGATGCTGGGGAAAATCTTCGACAAACAGGACCGGGCACAGGAGATCGGTGATTTTTATGCCGCAGAGGTAGATAAGGTTTTTTCCCGACTTTCTTCCATTTCCGGGGATAAGCCTCGGGTGTATGTAGAGTTCGGCGGTAAAAATCCCTATCAGAACAGCTACGGGTCGGGATTCATGTGGGGAGGTATTGTCGAAGCCTGCAGGGGAGATAACATTTCCGCCGAAGCATTGGGACACACCAACGGCCCTATAGATCCCGAATATTTCTTTGCACGTAATCCCGAAATTATAATCATTACAGGCAGAGTCTCCGGCCCGGAACCCAACGGTGAACTGCGCCTCGGCTTCAATATATCGGAAACGGAGGCCAGGACGATTCTCGGCGATATAGCGGAACGAACGGGGTGGGAGTCCATCAGCGCCCGGAACAGCGGCAGGATCTATGGGATCTACCATGCCAATTCACGGCATATCTACGATTTTTATGCATTCCAGTGTTTCGCGAAATGGTTTTATCCGGATACTTTTTCCGACCTTGATCCGGAAAAAAACCTGAAGGTTTTTTACGACCGTTATATGCCTCTGAAGCTGGATGGAGATAATACTTTCGCTGTTTCCTTAAACGACCAATAA
- a CDS encoding FmdE family protein, translated as MNRELWEKAVAFHGHECPGLAIGFKACEAAREKMGIGVSDDEQIVCVTENDACGVDAVQALLSCTFGKGNLIYRGTGKQVFSFFDRTSGKKMRVCLIPGKKDRERTEWKEYLLNAPVDEIFTFSEPAFELPERARLFTTVVCQICGEGAPEHKMHLQDGKTVCADCFTSYNRGW; from the coding sequence ATGAACAGGGAATTATGGGAAAAAGCGGTTGCATTTCATGGACATGAATGCCCGGGTCTTGCCATCGGCTTCAAGGCCTGTGAAGCGGCCAGAGAGAAAATGGGAATCGGCGTATCCGATGATGAGCAGATCGTCTGTGTAACCGAGAACGATGCCTGCGGTGTTGATGCGGTGCAGGCGCTGCTGAGCTGCACCTTTGGAAAGGGCAATCTGATCTACCGCGGGACGGGGAAACAGGTCTTTTCGTTCTTCGACCGCACAAGCGGGAAAAAGATGCGGGTTTGTCTTATTCCGGGAAAGAAGGATAGGGAGCGGACAGAGTGGAAGGAGTATCTCCTGAATGCCCCAGTAGACGAAATCTTCACTTTTTCTGAGCCTGCATTTGAGCTGCCGGAACGGGCACGGCTTTTCACTACCGTGGTTTGCCAGATTTGCGGCGAAGGTGCCCCTGAACACAAAATGCATCTGCAGGACGGCAAAACAGTATGCGCTGACTGCTTTACGAGCTACAACAGAGGATGGTGA
- a CDS encoding iron ABC transporter permease, protein MADERILQLQLYNRFLRRKSLVFAIAVFATIVIALFAVSAGSLKIPTYEVIQTFFGKGDARARTVIMNIRLPRVIAAVVVGAALAVSGAVMQCVLQNPLASASTLGVSHGAAFGAALGIIVFGGGVVNSDSAATAVSINNPYIVTICAFIFGSMSTFVIVALSGIKKDVGPGGLILAGVALSSLFTGGSTLLQYFADETKISTVVFWTFGNLGSAGWPELSILAAMLFIALVYFLLNRWNYNAMESGADTAQSLGVNTRSVMLISMSICSLTAAVAVSFVGIISFVGLVAPHIMRRFIGNDYRYLIPCSAVAGALLLILADTFGRMIIAPVILPIGAITSFLGAPLFLYIIFRGINTNG, encoded by the coding sequence ATGGCAGACGAACGCATACTTCAACTTCAGTTGTACAACCGTTTTTTACGGAGAAAAAGTCTTGTATTTGCAATAGCAGTTTTTGCTACGATAGTAATAGCACTTTTTGCGGTCAGCGCCGGTTCGCTGAAAATTCCCACGTATGAAGTGATCCAAACATTTTTCGGTAAGGGGGATGCACGGGCCCGGACGGTCATTATGAATATACGACTGCCGCGGGTCATTGCGGCTGTCGTCGTAGGTGCTGCTTTGGCCGTCTCCGGTGCGGTCATGCAGTGTGTGTTGCAAAACCCTCTGGCGTCGGCATCGACTCTTGGCGTATCTCATGGCGCCGCATTCGGCGCGGCGTTGGGTATAATAGTTTTTGGGGGAGGAGTCGTGAATTCCGATTCCGCCGCGACGGCTGTTTCAATTAATAATCCTTACATAGTGACTATTTGTGCGTTTATATTCGGATCAATGTCTACCTTCGTAATTGTTGCCTTGTCCGGTATTAAAAAAGATGTAGGCCCCGGAGGACTCATTCTGGCTGGAGTTGCCTTAAGTTCTTTGTTTACCGGGGGCAGCACATTGCTCCAGTATTTTGCAGATGAAACAAAAATCAGTACGGTTGTTTTCTGGACTTTTGGAAATCTGGGATCAGCAGGCTGGCCTGAGCTTTCAATCTTAGCGGCAATGCTTTTTATTGCATTGGTCTATTTCTTGTTGAACCGCTGGAACTACAATGCAATGGAAAGCGGCGCGGATACGGCTCAAAGTCTTGGCGTTAATACACGGTCTGTCATGCTGATCAGTATGAGTATTTGTTCTTTAACCGCGGCGGTTGCTGTTTCCTTTGTGGGTATCATCAGTTTTGTAGGACTTGTGGCCCCGCATATCATGCGCAGATTTATCGGCAATGACTACCGGTATCTTATCCCGTGCTCTGCAGTTGCCGGGGCCCTGCTTCTTATCCTGGCGGATACATTCGGTAGAATGATTATCGCACCCGTTATCCTTCCTATTGGAGCAATTACATCATTTTTAGGCGCTCCATTATTCCTCTATATTATTTTCCGGGGGATTAATACCAATGGTTGA
- a CDS encoding iron ABC transporter substrate-binding protein — translation MKKTTLFIFLCLLISVSLIAAGNTETAPAENEASLITITDGLGRELSVPANPDYVICSGSGALRLCTYLQGEEKVIAVDDMETRRPKFDARPYALANPQFKDLPTFGEFRGHDNPELIVALDPQPQVILKTYAGMGTDPEELQSRTGIPVVVLNYGDLGGYREDFYASLRIMGKVLDKSERAEEIISFVDTTIKDLNVRSETIPEENKKSCFVGGIAHRGPHGIRSTEPAYPPFMFLQARNPAHDPNKGYADLQHSDIAKEQLLDWDPEIIFVDISTMQTDGDGNAIRELTDDPVYRTLKAVQQKQVYGVLPYNWYTSNHGSTLANAYFIGTILYPEEFSDIDPAQKADEIYTFLVGKPVFSQLNNSFADVGFSRIFD, via the coding sequence GTGAAAAAAACAACTCTTTTCATTTTTCTGTGCCTTCTTATTTCCGTTTCCCTCATCGCAGCGGGCAACACGGAAACCGCCCCCGCCGAAAATGAAGCTTCACTGATCACAATCACCGACGGATTGGGCCGCGAGCTTTCGGTGCCGGCGAATCCTGACTATGTAATTTGTTCCGGTTCCGGAGCTTTACGGCTGTGTACCTATCTTCAGGGAGAGGAGAAGGTGATTGCCGTGGACGACATGGAAACCCGGCGACCGAAATTCGACGCCCGTCCCTATGCCCTGGCAAATCCACAGTTCAAGGACCTGCCCACCTTCGGGGAATTTCGCGGACACGATAATCCTGAGCTGATCGTTGCCCTTGATCCCCAGCCTCAGGTCATACTCAAAACCTATGCCGGAATGGGCACCGATCCCGAAGAACTGCAGTCAAGAACCGGGATTCCCGTGGTCGTCCTGAATTACGGCGATCTGGGGGGATACCGGGAAGATTTTTACGCGTCTCTGCGTATTATGGGCAAAGTGCTGGACAAAAGCGAACGCGCGGAAGAGATCATCAGTTTTGTGGATACAACCATCAAGGACCTCAATGTCCGGAGCGAAACAATCCCGGAAGAGAATAAAAAAAGTTGTTTTGTAGGCGGAATCGCTCACAGGGGCCCCCACGGCATTCGATCCACCGAGCCGGCGTACCCGCCATTCATGTTCCTCCAGGCCCGCAATCCCGCCCATGACCCGAATAAAGGCTATGCGGACCTTCAGCATTCGGACATTGCCAAGGAGCAGTTGCTGGACTGGGATCCGGAGATCATCTTCGTTGATATATCGACCATGCAGACCGACGGAGATGGAAACGCCATCAGAGAACTGACCGACGATCCGGTATACCGTACTCTGAAGGCCGTTCAGCAAAAACAGGTCTACGGAGTCTTGCCCTATAACTGGTACACCAGCAACCATGGATCCACCTTGGCAAATGCCTATTTTATCGGCACAATCCTCTACCCCGAGGAGTTCTCCGATATCGATCCCGCACAAAAAGCCGATGAGATTTATACCTTTTTAGTGGGCAAGCCGGTGTTCTCCCAGTTGAACAACAGCTTTGCCGACGTCGGTTTCTCGCGGATCTTCGATTGA
- a CDS encoding ABC transporter ATP-binding protein, translating into MILKVDSVSFNYRSTPILEDVSFELKAGEICAVLGPNGAGKTTLLRTVNGILNPKQGTVFLEDTDLATVGPREIARKAAYVAQRSEPGRITVFDAVLLGRKPHITFRITSRDIQKTHQAIDMLDLNDLVLRYADELSGGEYQKVCIARALAQDPKLILLDEPTSSLDLYNQIEILTILRRIAREFGTGVLMTIHDLNTAFRYADSFIFLKGGRIYRTIRKEEIAPDIILETYRVPVEIYWEGEHPYMVPKDMEENTPTEIEAGAGTRSY; encoded by the coding sequence ATGATTCTGAAAGTCGACAGCGTTTCCTTTAATTATCGGAGCACCCCCATTCTCGAGGACGTCTCCTTCGAACTCAAGGCGGGTGAAATATGTGCGGTCCTCGGTCCCAACGGCGCAGGAAAAACCACCCTGCTCAGAACCGTCAACGGTATTCTCAATCCGAAACAGGGGACGGTATTTCTTGAAGATACCGATCTCGCCACCGTCGGTCCGCGTGAAATCGCCCGCAAGGCCGCCTATGTTGCACAGCGCAGCGAGCCGGGCAGGATTACCGTGTTCGATGCGGTTTTGCTGGGACGCAAACCGCACATAACATTCCGCATTACCTCCCGGGACATACAAAAAACACATCAGGCCATAGATATGCTCGATCTTAACGATCTTGTCCTGCGTTATGCTGACGAACTGAGCGGAGGAGAATACCAGAAAGTGTGCATTGCCCGGGCACTGGCCCAGGATCCGAAGCTTATTCTGCTGGATGAACCGACAAGTTCTTTGGATCTCTATAATCAGATTGAGATTCTGACCATCCTGCGGCGTATCGCACGGGAATTCGGTACCGGTGTACTGATGACCATTCACGATCTGAACACGGCCTTTCGCTACGCCGACAGTTTCATTTTTCTCAAGGGAGGCAGGATTTATCGTACCATCAGGAAAGAGGAGATCGCACCGGATATCATTCTGGAAACATACCGTGTTCCGGTGGAAATTTATTGGGAAGGGGAACATCCTTACATGGTACCTAAAGACATGGAAGAAAACACACCCACAGAAATCGAAGCTGGTGCGGGGACCAGAAGTTATTGA